The Pempheris klunzingeri isolate RE-2024b chromosome 1, fPemKlu1.hap1, whole genome shotgun sequence genome includes a region encoding these proteins:
- the ankdd1a gene encoding ankyrin repeat and death domain-containing protein 1A — translation MEDDLVSEDDILLWSEKELHDAAKRNDTEKLQELIKKGVDVKAKNKIDRKALHWAAGAGNEQALRLLLDHDTDLDERDTFGMNALLLASWFGHLKILQILVSCGAKLSCKNKDGLSMLHCAAQRGHISVLEFIMEDLEDICLDRADKLGKTALHLAAEHGQTEVVEFLIGMGCTHGLKDKEENTAMHLAAKCGHTEVLQKVIETGVDADERNIDGLTALHLAADGGHSECVRLLLDAGCNANAQTNKNMNALHYVAQHGFDREARLLLEAGINVDAVDIQHNTPLHLAVFNNHTEVVRLLIDAGCDLDIVDSRQQTALHIAAEYGWQDMAEMMLISDVNLSLTDKQGKTCLEVAARGNHVILVDMIIKADRFYKWEKDHTGSEQDSWAGRPLSFKQDHQPETQHLRSVLWSLATKHLCRGEWKILAQHWDFTDAHIRAIEHQWTGMKSFKEHGHRMLLIWLHGVVVAGENPIKGLYEGLVEISRTDLAECIRQKANAETSSPKMCSAM, via the exons ATGGAGGACGACCTGGTGTCGGAGGATGATATCT TGCTGTGGTCAGAGAAGGAGCTCCATGATGCTGCAAAGAGGAACGACACAGAGAAATTGCAGGAGCTGATCAAGAAGGGCGTGGACGTCAAGGCCAAAAATAAA ataGACCGTAAAGCTCTGCACTGGGCAGCAGGCGCCGGGAACGAACAGGCTCTACGTCTCCTGCTGGACCATGACACTGACCTTGATGAGAGGGACACT TTTGGCATGAACGCTTTGCTTCTGGCGTCCTGGTTTGGTCACTTAAAAATCTTGCAGATCCTGGTGTCCTGTGGAGCAAAGCTCAGCTGCAAAAATAAA gatgGTCTGAGTATGCTGCACTGTGCCGCTCAGCGGGGCCACATCAGCGTATTGGAGTTCATCATGGAGGACCTGGAGGACATCTGTCTGGACAGAGCTGACAAG TTGGGGAAGACAGCACTTCACCTGGCTGCTGAACATGGACAAACTGAAGTGGTGGAGTTTCTGATTGGAATGGGTTGCACACATGGTTTGAAGGACAag GAAGAGAACACAGCCATGCATCTAGCAGCCAAGTGTGGGCATACCGAGGTCCTGCAGAAGGTCATAGAGACGGGAGTCGACGCCGATGAGAGGAATATA GATGGTCTCACAGCATTGCACCTGGCAGCTGATGGAGGCCACTCTGAGTGTGTCAGACTGCTGCTGGACGCTGGCTGTAATGCCAATGCACAAACCAAT AAGAATATGAACGCTCTCCATTACGTGGCCCAGCATGGCTTTGACAGAGAggccaggctgctgctggaggcagGAATCAACGTAGACGCTGTAGACATT caacacaacacACCGCTCCACCTCGCTGTGTTCAACAATCACACAGAGGTTGTACGGCTGCTCATAGATGCTGGCTGTGACCTGGACATCGTTGACAGT AGACAGCAGACTGCTCTGCACATAGCAGCAGAGTACGGCTGGCAGGACATGGCTGAGATGATGCTGATCTCTGACGTTAACCTCAGTCTGACTGACAAG CAGGGGAAAACGTGTCTGGAGGTGGCAGCGAGAGGAAACCATGTCATTCTGGTCGACATGATCATCAAAGCTGACCGTTTTTATAAATGGGAGAAG GACCACACGGGCAGTGAGCAGGACTCGTGGGCGGGGAGGCCTCTGAGCTTCAAGCAGGACCACCAGCCAGAGACGCAGCACCTGCGCTCTGTCCTCTGGAGCCTGGCCACAAAGCACCTGTGCCGCGGGGAATGGAAGATTCTAGCACAGCACTGGGACTTCACCGATGCACACATACGAGCTATAGAGCACCAGTGGACAG GTATGAAAAGTTTCAAAGAGCACGGTCACCGAATGCTGTTAATCTGGCTTCATGGAGTCGTGGTGGCGGGGGAGAACCCTATCAAAGGCCTCTACGAGGGGCTGGTGGAAATCTCACGGACAGACTTGGCAG AGTGCATCCGGCAGAAGGCCAACGCAGAGACCAGCTCTCCCAAAATGTGCTCTGCGATGTGA
- the plekho2 gene encoding pleckstrin homology domain-containing family O member 1-A isoform X1, producing MEDGVKEDPAQCKEPKFLAKAGWVKKAPGRLLATYRDRYVHVEKTEIVVYESENLQNCLERLDLENYDKCHEIKSAFKKKHRLILIRSQKSGNKVHDVKFQAQTAEEKEAWIKALSDGISRAKNKVFDEVKVDESSNLEHVTRTRPKGNRNRRPPTRIHMKEVAVVSSDGILRLDLDLEDATMPNGTHHTSVDGAETPKEAIKVPPSPSNAREAPEKGADEEAQTEPEVIPQKKVIKPPMPPIKEAKPSETPEDEPEKDGGPEKKVLKPPMPPSKEVKPCVSPGEEATEEAKAEKTPDAKKKAGPPPTPPNKPSSVSGSAESQSQSKPNPHPPTPPSKEKKPSAEPDHEVQDTTDEKKEKEEDDEKEGMGTAVAEQLDSKEALASDDESESPRAEEQVTEEESGEIATNGITKASDNEPQTTSEPLRKSPSPLLTTKKKPQKLVKPNTQHIEDKTTRTQPTEGQDPPALLQTASDTSADSPQAEEPLPKSEVPSVIVSLNDPVTDNFCPSPLLCLLPEEKKKKAEEKSVDSGQHSDDDSEGSESEDTLAASTAALRGSHPSLDLLDASEDDIQITVSLKPTPAACKPQVRSKVFPCRRSEPTPPPKPSTKARSASIGDLLSDFSGSIPVRQHTGVVDQSVEASGDDVMKLEAEVAVEMENTSALLSRVSQSQRGGDGRDMPEDLLAKAMDKLKRADHVLREVKKLKPAENSNNRKSW from the exons GGTGTGAAAGAGGACCCAGCCCAGTGTAAAGAGCCAAAGTTCCTGGCTAAGGCTGGCTGGGTGAAGAAGGCCCCCGGCCGACTGTTGGCAACCTATAGGGACCGCTACGTCCATGTGGAGAAGACAGAGATTGTGGTGTATGAGAGTGAG AACCTGCAGAACTGCTTGGAGAGGCTTGACCTGGAAAACTATGATAAATGTCATGAAATAAAGAGCGCCTTCAAGAAGAAGCACAGACTGATACTGATTCGATCACAGAAGTCTGGGAATAAG GTCCATGATGTGAAGTTCCAAGCTCAGactgcagaggagaaggaggcttGGATCAAAGCTCTGAGTGATGGCATCAGTCGAGCAAAGAACAAAGTATTTGATGAG GTGAAGGTGGATGAAAGCAGTAATTTAGAGCATGTTACTCGGACAAGGCCCAAAGGGAACCGTAACCGACGGCCGCCGACCAGGATACACATGaaagag GTAGCAGTTGTGTCATCTGATGGTATCCTGCGTTTGGATCTTGACCTTGAGGATGCCACAATGCCTAATGGGACGCATCACACCAGTGTCGATGGCGCTGAGACCCCAAAAGAGGCCATCAAAGTCCCACCGTCTCCGTCTAATGCCCGGGAAGCTCCAGAGAAGGGTGCTGATGAGGAGGCTCAGACTGAGCCAGAGGTCATCCCCCAGAAAAAGGTCATCAAACCCCCCATGCCACCAATCAAAGAGGCTAAACCCAGTGAAACACCCGAGGACGAACCTGAGAAGGATGGCGGCCCAGAGAAAAAG GTCCTGAAGCCGCCGATGCCTCCATCGAAAGAAGTCAAGCCCTGCGTCTCACCTGGTGAAGAAGCTACAGAGGAGGCTAAAGCTGAAAAGACTCCTGATGCCAAGAAAAAGGCTGGTCCACCACCAACCCCTCCTAACAAACCCAGCTCCGTGAGTGGCAGTGcagagtcacagtcacagtccaAGCCAAACCCCCACCCTCCTACCCCTCCATCCAAAGAGAAGAAACCCTCTGCGGAGCCAGACCATGAGGTTCAAGATACAACTgatgagaaaaaggagaaggaagaagacGATGAGAAGGAGGGGATGGGAACAGCTGTGGCAGAGCAGTTGGACTCTAAAGAAGCTCTTGCTAGTGATGATGAATCTGAGAGTCCCAGGGCAGAAGAACAGGTTACTGAAGAAGAATCGGGGGAAATTGCAACCAACGGCATCACCAAGGCGTCTGACAATGAGCCGCAAACAACCTCAGAGCCACTCAGAAAGAGCCCCAGTCCTCTTCTAACCACCAAGAAAAAGCCACAGAAACTTGTGAAGcccaacacacaacacattgaAGACAAAACAACGAGAACACAGCCGACTGAGGGACAGGACCCTCCTGCGCTGCTGCAGACAGCCTCAGATACCTCAGCCGATTCTCCTCAGGCAGAAGAGCCTCTACCCAAGAGCGAAGTCCCTTCAGTAATTGTCTCTTTGAATGACCCAGTCACTGATAACTTCTGCCCCAGTCCGCTGCTCTGTCTCTTGCccgaagagaaaaaaaagaaggcagagGAGAAATCAGTAGATAGTGGTCAGCACTCAGACGATGACAGCGAGGGTTCCGAGAGTGAGGACACGCTGGCAGCTTCCACTGCTGCGCTCAGAGGAAGCCACCCTAGTCTGGATTTGTTGGATGCCAGCGAGGACGACATTCAGATCACTGTTAGTTTAAAGCCAACGCCGGCAGCATGCAAGCCTCAGGTCAGATCAAAGGTCTTTCCCTGCCGGCGCTCAGAGCCCACTCCTCCTCCCAAACCCTCGACCAAGGCCAGGTCAGCCTCCATTGGAGATCTGCTGTCTGACTTTTCAGGCAGTATTCCGGTGAGACAGCATACCGGAGTTGTGGACCAAAGCGTCGAGGCTTctggtgatgatgtcatgaagCTTGAGGCTGAGGTGGCTGTGGAGATGGAAAACACGAGCGCGCTCCTGAGCAGAGTGTCCCAATCCCAGAGGGGAGGTGACGGGAGGGACATGCCGGAGGATCTGCTGGCCAAGGCCATGGACAAGCTGAAGAGGGCCGACCATGTCCTCAGGGAGGTCAAGAAACTAAAACCTGCAGAGAACTCAAACAACAGGAAGAGCTGGTGA
- the plekho2 gene encoding pleckstrin homology domain-containing family O member 1-A isoform X2 — translation MGVKEDPAQCKEPKFLAKAGWVKKAPGRLLATYRDRYVHVEKTEIVVYESENLQNCLERLDLENYDKCHEIKSAFKKKHRLILIRSQKSGNKVHDVKFQAQTAEEKEAWIKALSDGISRAKNKVFDEVKVDESSNLEHVTRTRPKGNRNRRPPTRIHMKEVAVVSSDGILRLDLDLEDATMPNGTHHTSVDGAETPKEAIKVPPSPSNAREAPEKGADEEAQTEPEVIPQKKVIKPPMPPIKEAKPSETPEDEPEKDGGPEKKVLKPPMPPSKEVKPCVSPGEEATEEAKAEKTPDAKKKAGPPPTPPNKPSSVSGSAESQSQSKPNPHPPTPPSKEKKPSAEPDHEVQDTTDEKKEKEEDDEKEGMGTAVAEQLDSKEALASDDESESPRAEEQVTEEESGEIATNGITKASDNEPQTTSEPLRKSPSPLLTTKKKPQKLVKPNTQHIEDKTTRTQPTEGQDPPALLQTASDTSADSPQAEEPLPKSEVPSVIVSLNDPVTDNFCPSPLLCLLPEEKKKKAEEKSVDSGQHSDDDSEGSESEDTLAASTAALRGSHPSLDLLDASEDDIQITVSLKPTPAACKPQVRSKVFPCRRSEPTPPPKPSTKARSASIGDLLSDFSGSIPVRQHTGVVDQSVEASGDDVMKLEAEVAVEMENTSALLSRVSQSQRGGDGRDMPEDLLAKAMDKLKRADHVLREVKKLKPAENSNNRKSW, via the exons ATG GGTGTGAAAGAGGACCCAGCCCAGTGTAAAGAGCCAAAGTTCCTGGCTAAGGCTGGCTGGGTGAAGAAGGCCCCCGGCCGACTGTTGGCAACCTATAGGGACCGCTACGTCCATGTGGAGAAGACAGAGATTGTGGTGTATGAGAGTGAG AACCTGCAGAACTGCTTGGAGAGGCTTGACCTGGAAAACTATGATAAATGTCATGAAATAAAGAGCGCCTTCAAGAAGAAGCACAGACTGATACTGATTCGATCACAGAAGTCTGGGAATAAG GTCCATGATGTGAAGTTCCAAGCTCAGactgcagaggagaaggaggcttGGATCAAAGCTCTGAGTGATGGCATCAGTCGAGCAAAGAACAAAGTATTTGATGAG GTGAAGGTGGATGAAAGCAGTAATTTAGAGCATGTTACTCGGACAAGGCCCAAAGGGAACCGTAACCGACGGCCGCCGACCAGGATACACATGaaagag GTAGCAGTTGTGTCATCTGATGGTATCCTGCGTTTGGATCTTGACCTTGAGGATGCCACAATGCCTAATGGGACGCATCACACCAGTGTCGATGGCGCTGAGACCCCAAAAGAGGCCATCAAAGTCCCACCGTCTCCGTCTAATGCCCGGGAAGCTCCAGAGAAGGGTGCTGATGAGGAGGCTCAGACTGAGCCAGAGGTCATCCCCCAGAAAAAGGTCATCAAACCCCCCATGCCACCAATCAAAGAGGCTAAACCCAGTGAAACACCCGAGGACGAACCTGAGAAGGATGGCGGCCCAGAGAAAAAG GTCCTGAAGCCGCCGATGCCTCCATCGAAAGAAGTCAAGCCCTGCGTCTCACCTGGTGAAGAAGCTACAGAGGAGGCTAAAGCTGAAAAGACTCCTGATGCCAAGAAAAAGGCTGGTCCACCACCAACCCCTCCTAACAAACCCAGCTCCGTGAGTGGCAGTGcagagtcacagtcacagtccaAGCCAAACCCCCACCCTCCTACCCCTCCATCCAAAGAGAAGAAACCCTCTGCGGAGCCAGACCATGAGGTTCAAGATACAACTgatgagaaaaaggagaaggaagaagacGATGAGAAGGAGGGGATGGGAACAGCTGTGGCAGAGCAGTTGGACTCTAAAGAAGCTCTTGCTAGTGATGATGAATCTGAGAGTCCCAGGGCAGAAGAACAGGTTACTGAAGAAGAATCGGGGGAAATTGCAACCAACGGCATCACCAAGGCGTCTGACAATGAGCCGCAAACAACCTCAGAGCCACTCAGAAAGAGCCCCAGTCCTCTTCTAACCACCAAGAAAAAGCCACAGAAACTTGTGAAGcccaacacacaacacattgaAGACAAAACAACGAGAACACAGCCGACTGAGGGACAGGACCCTCCTGCGCTGCTGCAGACAGCCTCAGATACCTCAGCCGATTCTCCTCAGGCAGAAGAGCCTCTACCCAAGAGCGAAGTCCCTTCAGTAATTGTCTCTTTGAATGACCCAGTCACTGATAACTTCTGCCCCAGTCCGCTGCTCTGTCTCTTGCccgaagagaaaaaaaagaaggcagagGAGAAATCAGTAGATAGTGGTCAGCACTCAGACGATGACAGCGAGGGTTCCGAGAGTGAGGACACGCTGGCAGCTTCCACTGCTGCGCTCAGAGGAAGCCACCCTAGTCTGGATTTGTTGGATGCCAGCGAGGACGACATTCAGATCACTGTTAGTTTAAAGCCAACGCCGGCAGCATGCAAGCCTCAGGTCAGATCAAAGGTCTTTCCCTGCCGGCGCTCAGAGCCCACTCCTCCTCCCAAACCCTCGACCAAGGCCAGGTCAGCCTCCATTGGAGATCTGCTGTCTGACTTTTCAGGCAGTATTCCGGTGAGACAGCATACCGGAGTTGTGGACCAAAGCGTCGAGGCTTctggtgatgatgtcatgaagCTTGAGGCTGAGGTGGCTGTGGAGATGGAAAACACGAGCGCGCTCCTGAGCAGAGTGTCCCAATCCCAGAGGGGAGGTGACGGGAGGGACATGCCGGAGGATCTGCTGGCCAAGGCCATGGACAAGCTGAAGAGGGCCGACCATGTCCTCAGGGAGGTCAAGAAACTAAAACCTGCAGAGAACTCAAACAACAGGAAGAGCTGGTGA
- the znf414 gene encoding zinc finger protein 414, with protein MMSAGNTITQTPENGNGGNNRTPCPLHGCRRVYTDTGALESHIKDHEISAQSLPGKVLQCSTIGCSASLPDMQKLMEHMRHHHKPNIFFLCESCRTKLRSYRGLLTHLHTCSKVPRGKTKPTEPTPPPPATVSNPNMTPMAMDQNPPQLDSVSSPQQLPPQIPNPDGSFPAAVPQPDSAAPPALGPPFSSNSETSPPQLATQLRNSSSDLPPSLSLDGPTAAPEPPDAQGQQQTQTRSPEPVRPAPGSAPHSPPGSSAVWKKNQGLACNRRILWEHTKGRYTCVQCGHTVTNRQEMTHHINSRHSGNKPAEDTGGFATNT; from the exons ATGATGTCTGCGGGTAATACAATAACGCAGACAcctgaaaatggaaatggag GAAACAACAGGACACCGTGTCCATTACATGGCTGTAGGCGAgtgtacacagacacaggcGCCCTGGAAAGCCACATTAAGGACCATGAGATCTCAGCTCAGTCTCTTCCTG gaAAGGTCTTGCAGTGCTCCACTATCGGCTGCAGTGCTTCCTTACCTGACATGCAGAAGCTGATGGAACATATGAGGCACCATCACAAACCCAACATATTCTTCCT GTGTGAGAGCTGTCGCACAAAGTTGCGATCCTACCGTGGCCTCCTGACTCACTTGCACACCTGCTCCAAAGTGCCAAGAGGCAAAACAAAGCCGACGGAACCGACGCCCCCTCCACCTGCTACTGTGAGCAACCCAAACATGACCCCCATGGCCATGGACCAGAACCCCCCACAGCTGGACTCAGTGTCTTCACCCCAGCAGCTACCTCCTCAAATCCCAAACCCAGATGGTTCCTTCCCTGCTGCTGTTCCTCAGCCAGACTCTGCTGCCCCCCCTGCCCTCGGGCCTCCTTTTTCATCGAACTCCGAGACCTCCCCTCCCCAACTTGCTACACAGCTCAGGAACAGCTCCTCTGATCTGCCTCCATCTCTAAGCCTGGATGGCccaacagcagctcctgaaCCTCCTGATGCTCAGGGtcaacagcagacacagaccAGGTCTCCTGAGCCCGTCCGCCCTGCTCCAGGAtcagctcctcactctcctcctggGTCCTCAGCTGTGTGGAAAAAGAATCAAG GTCTGGCCTGCAACAGACGCATCCTTTGGGAGCACACCAAAGGGCGCTACACATGTGTGCAGTGTGGCCACACGGTGACCAACCGTCAGGAAATGACTCACCACATCAACAGTCGACACAGCGGTAACAAACCTGCAGAGGACACAGGGGGCTTTGCCACTAACACATAG